The Virgibacillus sp. SK37 region GCTAGCAGTTATTTCTCTCACTTTTTGTCTCCTCCAGTATCTGAACCTTTCTTCATCATAGGCTTACGAATAAATATTGTCTGTGCTACCATAAAGATATTACCTACAACCCAGTATAATGCTAGGGCTGCCGGGAAGAAGAATGCAAATACACCAATCATGAGTGGCATTACATAAAGCATAACCATCATTTGTGGATTTTGGGCTGCCGGACTACCTGCCATCATTAACTTCTGCTGAAGGAAAGTAGCACCTGCAGCAATGATCGGTAAAATATAGTCAGGTGAGCCTAATTCAAACCAAAGGAAGTTATGTGAACTGATTTCCCCTGTACGCATAATTGCATGGTACATTGCAATCAGAATTGGCATCTGAACAAAAATCGGTAAACATCCAGCAAGCGGGTTCACCCCATGCTTTTGAAATAAAGCCATTGTCTCTTGTTGAAGCTTTTGTTGTGTATTCGCATCTTTGGAACTGTATTTCTTTTGAAGTTCTTTCAATTCAGGCTGAATATCCTGCATTGCTTGAGAACTTTTTAATTGTTTCACGTTTAAAGGTAACAATACTAAACGAACGATCACTGT contains the following coding sequences:
- the spoIIIJ gene encoding YidC family membrane integrase SpoIIIJ; this translates as MRKKYLLLVALVGLLAVLSGCTQIDQPITAESEGFWNSYFVYPLSMVITYFAELFSENYGLAIVIVTVIVRLVLLPLNVKQLKSSQAMQDIQPELKELQKKYSSKDANTQQKLQQETMALFQKHGVNPLAGCLPIFVQMPILIAMYHAIMRTGEISSHNFLWFELGSPDYILPIIAAGATFLQQKLMMAGSPAAQNPQMMVMLYVMPLMIGVFAFFFPAALALYWVVGNIFMVAQTIFIRKPMMKKGSDTGGDKK